A DNA window from Citrobacter tructae contains the following coding sequences:
- the nagE gene encoding PTS N-acetyl glucosamine transporter subunit IIABC — protein MNILGFFQRLGRALQLPIAVLPVAALLLRFGQPDLLNVPFIAQAGGAIFDNLALIFAIGVASSWSKDSAGAAALAGAVGYFILTKAMVTINPAINMGVLAGIITGLVGGAVYNRWSGIKLPDFLSFFGGKRFVPIATGFFCLVLAAIFGYVWPPVQNAIHAGGEWIVGAGALGSGIFGFINRLLIPTGLHQVLNTIAWFQIGEFTNAAGAVFHGDINRFYAGDGTAGMFMSGFFPIMMFGLPGAALAMYFAAPKARRPMVGGMLLSVAITAFLTGVTEPLEFLFMFLAPLLYLLHALLTGISLFVATLLGIHAGFSFSAGAIDYVLMYNLPAASKNVWMLVAMGLVFFVIYFVLFSAVIRMFNLKTPGREDKEDEIVTDEANSNTEEGLAQLATNYIAAVGGTDNLKAIDACITRLRLTVVDSGRVNDAMCKRLGASGVVKLNKQTIQVIVGAKAESIGDEMKKVVARGPVSAASTESAPAAAPVAKPQAVANAVTVETLVSPITGDVVALEQVPDEAFASKAVGDGIAVKPTDKIVVSPAAGTIVKIFNTNHAFCLETVKGAEIVVHMGIDTVALEGKGFKRLVEEGAEVTAGQPILEMDLEYLNANARSMISPVVCSNSDDFGGLVIKAEGHVVAGQTPLYEIKGK, from the coding sequence ATGAATATTTTAGGTTTTTTCCAGCGGTTGGGTAGGGCGTTACAGCTCCCCATCGCTGTGCTGCCTGTCGCGGCACTGTTGCTGCGATTTGGCCAACCAGATTTGCTTAACGTACCCTTCATCGCGCAAGCGGGTGGGGCCATCTTTGATAACCTCGCGTTAATATTTGCCATCGGTGTGGCATCCAGCTGGTCAAAAGACAGCGCAGGTGCTGCAGCGTTGGCAGGTGCGGTCGGTTATTTCATATTGACCAAAGCAATGGTTACCATCAACCCGGCCATCAATATGGGCGTGCTGGCAGGTATCATCACCGGTCTGGTCGGCGGTGCGGTGTATAACCGCTGGTCTGGCATCAAACTGCCTGACTTCCTGAGCTTCTTCGGCGGTAAACGCTTTGTGCCAATCGCCACCGGTTTCTTCTGCCTGGTGCTGGCTGCTATCTTCGGCTACGTGTGGCCGCCGGTGCAGAACGCTATCCATGCAGGTGGTGAGTGGATCGTGGGCGCTGGCGCGCTGGGTTCTGGTATTTTTGGTTTCATCAACCGTCTGCTGATCCCAACTGGTCTGCATCAGGTTCTGAACACCATTGCCTGGTTCCAGATTGGTGAATTCACCAACGCGGCAGGCGCGGTCTTCCACGGTGACATTAACCGCTTCTATGCGGGTGACGGCACTGCGGGTATGTTCATGTCAGGCTTCTTCCCGATCATGATGTTTGGTCTGCCGGGTGCGGCGCTGGCGATGTACTTCGCAGCACCGAAAGCACGTCGTCCGATGGTTGGCGGTATGCTGCTGTCTGTGGCGATCACTGCGTTCCTGACCGGTGTTACCGAGCCGCTGGAATTCCTGTTCATGTTCCTGGCGCCATTGCTGTACCTCCTGCACGCACTGTTAACGGGTATCAGCCTGTTCGTTGCAACGCTGCTGGGGATCCACGCGGGCTTCTCCTTCTCCGCAGGTGCTATCGACTACGTGTTGATGTACAACTTGCCGGCTGCAAGTAAGAACGTCTGGATGTTGGTAGCGATGGGGCTGGTGTTCTTCGTCATCTACTTTGTGTTGTTCAGCGCGGTTATTCGCATGTTTAACCTGAAAACGCCGGGCCGCGAAGATAAAGAAGACGAAATTGTTACTGACGAAGCCAACAGCAATACCGAAGAAGGTTTAGCGCAACTGGCCACCAACTACATTGCTGCGGTTGGCGGTACGGATAACCTGAAAGCGATTGACGCCTGTATCACTCGTCTGCGTCTGACCGTTGTCGACTCTGGTCGCGTCAACGATGCGATGTGTAAACGTTTAGGCGCATCCGGTGTGGTGAAACTGAACAAACAAACTATCCAGGTCATCGTGGGTGCGAAAGCAGAATCCATCGGCGACGAGATGAAGAAAGTTGTAGCGCGTGGTCCGGTTTCTGCAGCATCTACAGAAAGTGCACCAGCAGCAGCCCCGGTAGCCAAACCGCAGGCAGTCGCGAATGCTGTCACCGTTGAAACGCTGGTTTCTCCGATTACCGGTGATGTGGTTGCGCTGGAACAGGTGCCTGATGAAGCCTTCGCTAGCAAAGCGGTCGGTGACGGCATCGCGGTGAAACCGACGGATAAAATCGTGGTTTCTCCGGCAGCGGGCACCATTGTGAAAATCTTCAATACCAACCATGCGTTCTGTCTGGAAACCGTGAAAGGCGCGGAGATCGTGGTCCACATGGGCATCGATACTGTAGCGCTGGAAGGCAAGGGCTTTAAACGTCTGGTTGAAGAAGGTGCGGAAGTTACGGCAGGTCAACC
- the nagB gene encoding glucosamine-6-phosphate deaminase: MRLIPLNTAEQVGKWAARHIVNRINAFKPTADRPFVLGLPTGGTPLTAYKALVEMHKAGQVSFKHVVTFNMDEYVGLPKEHPESYHSFMHRNFFDHVDIPAKNINLLNGNAPDIDAECRQYEEKIRSYGKIHLFMGGVGNDGHIAFNEPASSLASRTRIKTLTHDTRVANSRFFDGDVSQVPKYALTVGVGTLLDAEEVMILVLGHQKAQALQAAVEGNVNHMWTISCLQLHPKAVVVCDEPSTMELKVKTLKYFNELEAENIKGL; this comes from the coding sequence ATGAGACTGATCCCCCTGAATACCGCTGAACAAGTCGGCAAATGGGCTGCTCGCCATATCGTTAACCGTATCAATGCGTTCAAACCAACGGCAGATCGTCCGTTCGTTCTGGGCCTGCCTACTGGCGGAACCCCACTGACAGCCTATAAAGCATTAGTCGAAATGCACAAAGCGGGCCAGGTTAGCTTCAAACATGTTGTCACGTTTAATATGGACGAGTATGTTGGCCTGCCGAAGGAACATCCGGAAAGCTACCACAGCTTCATGCATCGCAATTTCTTTGATCATGTTGATATTCCAGCAAAAAACATCAACCTTCTCAATGGTAACGCGCCAGATATCGATGCAGAATGCCGTCAGTATGAAGAAAAAATCCGTTCTTACGGTAAAATCCACCTGTTTATGGGTGGCGTCGGTAACGACGGGCACATCGCATTTAATGAACCGGCATCTTCTTTAGCCTCTCGTACGCGTATCAAAACGCTGACTCACGACACTCGCGTTGCGAACTCTCGCTTCTTTGACGGTGACGTAAGCCAGGTGCCGAAATATGCGCTGACCGTTGGCGTGGGCACACTGCTGGATGCCGAAGAAGTAATGATTCTGGTGCTGGGCCACCAGAAAGCGCAGGCCCTGCAGGCTGCCGTTGAAGGTAACGTCAACCATATGTGGACCATCAGCTGCCTGCAACTGCATCCAAAAGCCGTTGTGGTTTGCGATGAACCTTCCACGATGGAACTGAAAGTGAAGACGCTGAAATACTTTAACGAGTTAGAAGCAGAAAATATTAAAGGTCTGTAA
- the nagA gene encoding N-acetylglucosamine-6-phosphate deacetylase, with protein MYALTQGRIFTGHEILDDHAIVVADGLIASVCPLAELPPEIEQRSLNGAILSPGFIDVQLNGCGGVQFNDTAEAVSVETLEIMQKANEKSGCTNYLPTLITTSDDLMKQGVRVMREYLAKHPNQALGLHLEGPWLNLVKKGTHNPGFVRQPDAALVDFLCDNADVITKVTLAPEMVPVDVITRLVNAGIVVSAGHSNATVKEAKIGFRAGITFATHLFNAMPYITGREPGLAGAILDEADIYCGIIADGLHVDYVNIRNAKRLKGDKLCLVTDATAPAGANIEQFIFAGKTIYYRNGLCVDENGTLSGSSLTMIEGVRNLVEHCGIALDEVLRMATLYPARAIGVEKQLGSIAPGKIANLTAFTHDFKIIKTIVNGNEVVTE; from the coding sequence ATGTATGCTTTAACCCAGGGCCGGATCTTTACCGGTCACGAAATTCTTGATGACCATGCGATTGTTGTCGCTGATGGCCTGATAGCCAGCGTTTGCCCACTGGCTGAATTACCGCCGGAGATTGAACAACGCTCACTGAATGGGGCTATTCTTTCCCCCGGTTTTATTGATGTGCAGCTAAACGGCTGCGGCGGCGTACAGTTCAACGATACAGCAGAAGCTGTGAGCGTTGAAACGCTGGAAATCATGCAGAAAGCCAATGAGAAATCGGGCTGCACTAACTACCTGCCAACGCTTATCACCACCAGCGATGACCTGATGAAACAAGGCGTTCGCGTCATGCGCGAATACCTGGCGAAACACCCGAACCAAGCATTAGGGCTTCATCTTGAAGGCCCGTGGCTAAATCTGGTGAAAAAAGGTACGCATAATCCTGGATTTGTCCGTCAGCCTGACGCTGCGCTGGTCGATTTCCTGTGCGATAATGCTGATGTGATCACCAAAGTCACGCTGGCACCGGAAATGGTCCCTGTCGACGTGATCACCCGACTGGTCAATGCTGGTATTGTGGTTTCTGCTGGTCACTCTAACGCGACGGTAAAAGAAGCCAAAATTGGCTTCCGCGCGGGCATTACCTTTGCAACCCATCTGTTCAACGCCATGCCTTACATTACTGGCCGCGAACCGGGTCTGGCTGGCGCCATCCTTGATGAAGCCGATATTTATTGCGGTATCATCGCCGATGGTTTGCATGTCGACTACGTTAACATCCGTAACGCCAAACGCCTGAAAGGTGACAAGCTGTGCCTGGTGACCGATGCAACTGCGCCGGCAGGTGCAAATATTGAACAGTTCATTTTCGCTGGTAAAACAATATACTACCGCAATGGACTGTGTGTGGATGAGAACGGTACCCTGAGCGGCTCGTCATTAACCATGATTGAAGGCGTGCGTAATCTGGTTGAGCATTGCGGTATTGCACTGGACGAAGTGCTGCGCATGGCAACGCTCTACCCTGCTCGCGCAATCGGCGTCGAAAAGCAACTCGGCAGCATCGCCCCTGGCAAAATCGCTAACCTGACCGCGTTCACACACGACTTTAAAATTATCAAGACCATCGTTAATGGCAACGAGGTCGTTACAGAGTAA
- the nagC gene encoding DNA-binding transcriptional regulator NagC, translated as MTPGGQAQIGNVDLVKQLNSAAVYRLIDQHGPISRIQIAEQSQLAPASVTKITRQLIERGLIKEVDQQASTGGRRAISIVTETRNFHAIGVRLGRHDTTLTLYDMSSRAVAEEHYPLPERTQETLEHALLNTIATFIDSCQRKIRELIAISVILPGLVDPESGVIRYMPHIQVENWGLVDALEKRFQVTCFVGHDIRSLALAEHYFGASQDCEDSILVRVHRGTGAGIISNGRIFIGRNGNVGEIGHIQVEPLGERCHCGNFGCLETIAANASIEHRVQNLLKQGYPSRLTLDDCNIKTICKAANKGDNLASEVIEHVGRHLGKTIAIAINLFNPQKIVIAGEITEADKVLLPAIESCINAQALKAFRHNLPVVRSTLDHRSAIGAFALVKRAMLNGTLLQHLLES; from the coding sequence ATGACACCAGGCGGACAAGCTCAAATAGGTAATGTTGATCTCGTAAAACAGCTTAACAGCGCGGCAGTTTATCGCCTGATTGACCAGCATGGTCCAATATCGCGAATTCAGATTGCCGAGCAGAGCCAGCTTGCTCCCGCTAGCGTAACGAAAATTACGCGCCAGCTTATTGAACGCGGGCTGATCAAAGAAGTGGATCAGCAGGCCTCCACCGGGGGCCGCCGCGCTATCTCTATCGTTACCGAAACCCGCAATTTTCACGCTATTGGCGTGCGTCTGGGCCGTCACGACACCACGTTAACACTCTACGATATGAGCAGCAGAGCCGTCGCTGAAGAGCACTACCCTCTGCCTGAGCGCACCCAAGAAACACTGGAGCATGCGCTGCTCAATACCATTGCCACCTTTATTGACAGCTGTCAGCGGAAAATCCGAGAGCTGATTGCCATATCCGTCATTCTACCAGGACTGGTTGACCCTGAAAGCGGCGTCATTCGCTATATGCCGCATATCCAGGTTGAAAACTGGGGTCTGGTCGACGCATTGGAAAAACGATTTCAGGTGACCTGCTTTGTCGGTCACGATATCCGTAGCCTGGCCCTCGCTGAGCACTATTTCGGGGCAAGTCAGGACTGCGAAGACTCCATTCTGGTGCGGGTGCACCGCGGGACCGGTGCCGGGATAATCTCCAATGGTCGCATTTTTATTGGCCGTAACGGCAACGTCGGTGAAATTGGTCACATTCAGGTAGAACCGCTGGGCGAACGCTGCCACTGCGGTAATTTTGGTTGTCTGGAAACCATAGCAGCCAACGCGTCCATCGAACATCGCGTCCAGAATTTACTCAAGCAGGGCTATCCGAGCCGACTCACGCTGGATGATTGCAATATCAAAACCATCTGTAAGGCCGCCAACAAAGGCGATAACCTGGCGTCAGAAGTCATTGAGCACGTAGGTCGCCATCTGGGTAAAACTATCGCTATTGCCATCAACCTGTTTAACCCGCAAAAAATCGTTATTGCCGGTGAGATTACTGAGGCAGATAAGGTCCTGCTTCCGGCAATAGAAAGCTGCATTAATGCCCAGGCATTGAAGGCGTTTCGCCACAATTTGCCCGTGGTTCGCTCCACGTTGGACCACCGTTCAGCCATTGGCGCATTTGCGCTGGTAAAACGCGCCATGCTCAACGGGACGTTATTGCAACATTTGCTGGAAAGCTAA
- the nagD gene encoding ribonucleotide monophosphatase NagD, whose product MAIKNVICDIDGVLMHDNVAVPGAAEFLTGVLEKGLPLVLLTNYPSQTGQDLANRFATAGVNVPDSVFYTSAMATADFLRRQEGKKAYVVGEGALIHELYKAGFTITDVNPDFVIVGETRSYNWDMMHKAAYFVANGARFIATNPDTHGRGFYPACGALCAGIEKISGRKPFYVGKPSPWIIRAALNKMQAHSEETVIVGDNLRTDILAGFQAGLETILVLSGVSTLDDIDSMPFRPSWIYPSVAEIDVI is encoded by the coding sequence ATGGCCATTAAGAATGTAATTTGTGATATCGACGGCGTGCTAATGCACGACAATGTTGCCGTACCGGGTGCGGCAGAATTTTTGACCGGCGTGCTGGAAAAAGGATTGCCGTTAGTCCTGCTGACTAACTACCCTTCGCAAACCGGTCAAGATCTGGCGAACCGCTTTGCCACTGCTGGTGTGAATGTTCCCGACAGCGTTTTTTATACCTCCGCCATGGCTACCGCCGATTTCCTGCGTCGCCAGGAAGGGAAAAAAGCCTACGTCGTCGGTGAAGGCGCACTGATACACGAACTGTACAAAGCGGGATTTACCATTACCGACGTTAACCCCGATTTTGTGATTGTTGGTGAGACGCGATCCTACAACTGGGACATGATGCATAAAGCGGCGTACTTTGTTGCCAATGGCGCACGTTTCATCGCCACCAACCCGGATACGCACGGTCGCGGCTTTTATCCTGCCTGCGGTGCGCTTTGCGCCGGTATTGAGAAAATCTCGGGCCGTAAGCCCTTTTACGTTGGTAAACCCAGCCCGTGGATTATTCGTGCGGCGCTCAACAAAATGCAGGCGCACTCAGAAGAGACCGTTATTGTTGGCGATAACCTGCGTACCGATATACTGGCAGGCTTCCAGGCCGGCCTTGAAACCATTCTGGTATTGTCTGGCGTCTCAACGCTTGACGACATCGACAGCATGCCGTTCAGACCAAGCTGGATTTACCCGTCCGTTGCTGAGATAGATGTTATTTAA
- the asnB gene encoding asparagine synthase B, translating to MCSIFGVFDIKTDAVELRKKALELSRLMRHRGPDWSGIYASDNAILAHERLSIVDVNAGAQPLYNVKKTHILAVNGEIYNHQALRAEYGDRYQFQTGSDCEVILALYQEKGPEFLDSLQGMFAFALYDSEQDAYLIGRDHIGIIPLYMGHDEHGNLYVASEMKALVPVCRTIKEFPAGSYLWSKDGEIRQYYQRDWFEYDAVKDNVTDKNELRQALEDAVKSHLMSDVPYGVLLSGGLDSSVISAITKKYAARRVEDQERSEAWWPQLHSFAVGLKGAPDLKAAQEVANHLGTVHHEIHFTVQEGLDAIRDVIYHIETYDVTTIRASTPMYLMSRKIKAMGIKMVLSGEGSDEVFGGYLYFHKAPDAKELHEETVRKLQALHMFDCARANKAMSAWGVEARVPFLDKKFLDVAMRINPQDKMCGNGKMEKHVLRECFESYLPASIAWRQKEQFSDGVGYSWIDTLKEVAAEHVSDQQLETASFRFPYNTPSSKEAYLYREIFEELFPVASAAECVPGGPSVACSSAKAIEWDEAFKTMNDPSGRAVGVHQSAYK from the coding sequence ATGTGTTCTATTTTTGGCGTATTCGATATTAAAACAGACGCAGTTGAGCTGCGTAAAAAAGCCCTGGAACTGTCTCGTCTGATGCGCCATCGCGGTCCGGACTGGTCGGGTATTTACGCCAGTGATAACGCGATTCTGGCACATGAACGTCTGTCCATTGTCGACGTCAACGCCGGAGCTCAACCGCTGTACAACGTGAAAAAGACACATATTCTGGCGGTCAACGGCGAGATTTATAACCATCAGGCATTGCGCGCTGAATACGGCGATCGCTATCAGTTCCAGACCGGTTCCGACTGCGAAGTTATCCTCGCGCTGTACCAGGAAAAAGGTCCAGAATTCCTCGACTCCCTGCAAGGGATGTTTGCCTTCGCACTGTACGACAGCGAACAGGATGCGTATTTGATCGGCCGCGATCATATCGGGATCATCCCGCTGTACATGGGACATGACGAACACGGCAACTTGTACGTGGCATCTGAAATGAAAGCGCTGGTTCCGGTTTGCCGCACGATTAAAGAATTCCCGGCCGGTAGCTATCTGTGGAGCAAAGACGGGGAAATCCGACAGTACTATCAGCGCGACTGGTTCGAATACGATGCCGTAAAAGACAACGTGACGGATAAAAACGAACTGCGTCAGGCACTGGAAGACGCGGTTAAAAGTCACCTGATGTCAGACGTTCCTTACGGTGTACTGCTGTCTGGTGGCCTGGACTCCTCGGTGATTTCCGCCATCACAAAAAAATACGCGGCGCGCCGTGTTGAAGATCAAGAGCGCAGTGAAGCCTGGTGGCCGCAACTGCACTCCTTCGCTGTAGGCCTGAAAGGCGCACCAGATCTAAAAGCCGCTCAGGAAGTCGCTAACCACCTTGGCACCGTACACCATGAGATCCATTTCACTGTACAGGAAGGCCTGGATGCGATCCGCGATGTGATTTATCACATTGAAACCTATGATGTAACTACCATTCGCGCCTCAACACCGATGTACTTAATGTCACGTAAAATTAAAGCGATGGGCATTAAAATGGTGCTATCAGGCGAAGGTTCCGACGAAGTGTTTGGCGGCTACCTTTATTTCCACAAAGCACCTGATGCAAAAGAACTACACGAAGAAACGGTACGTAAACTGCAGGCGCTGCATATGTTCGACTGCGCCCGCGCTAACAAGGCCATGTCAGCCTGGGGTGTTGAAGCCCGCGTTCCTTTCCTTGATAAGAAATTCCTTGATGTGGCGATGCGCATCAACCCGCAGGATAAAATGTGCGGTAACGGGAAAATGGAAAAACACGTGCTGCGCGAATGTTTTGAATCCTACTTGCCGGCCAGCATTGCGTGGCGTCAGAAAGAACAGTTCTCTGATGGTGTCGGTTATAGCTGGATTGACACATTAAAAGAAGTAGCGGCAGAGCACGTTTCCGACCAACAACTGGAAACCGCCAGCTTCCGCTTCCCGTACAACACGCCGTCATCTAAAGAGGCGTATTTGTACCGTGAGATTTTCGAAGAACTGTTCCCGGTTGCCAGCGCCGCCGAATGTGTTCCGGGCGGCCCGTCCGTCGCCTGTTCTTCTGCCAAAGCCATTGAATGGGATGAAGCGTTCAAAACCATGAACGATCCCTCAGGCCGTGCGGTTGGGGTGCACCAATCGGCTTATAAGTAA
- the ubiF gene encoding 3-demethoxyubiquinol 3-hydroxylase produces the protein MTNQPTEVAIVGGGMVGGALALGLAQHGFAVTVIEHAAPAPFVADSQPDIRISAISSASASLLKGLGVWDAVQGMRTHPYRRLETWEWENAHVVFDAAELKLPLLGYMVENNVLQQALWQALEAHPKVALRVPASLISLHQHNDRHELELAGGEKITAKLVIGADGANSQVRQMAGIGIHAWQYAQSCMLITVQCENSPGDSTWQQFTPDGPRAFLPLFDNWASLVWYDSPARIRQLQSLDMAQLQAEIAKYFPSRLGHVTPVAAGAFPLTRRHALQYVQPGLALVGDAAHTIHPLAGQGVNLGYRDVDALIDVLVSARSYGEAWASQRVLKRYQTRRMTDNFIMQSGMDLFYAGFSNNLQPLRIMRNIGLMAAERAGVLKRQALKYALGL, from the coding sequence ATGACAAATCAACCAACGGAAGTTGCCATTGTCGGCGGGGGGATGGTCGGCGGCGCGCTGGCGCTTGGGCTGGCGCAACATGGATTTGCGGTGACGGTGATTGAGCATGCCGCACCTGCGCCGTTTGTGGCTGACAGCCAGCCTGATATCCGTATTTCGGCCATTAGCTCTGCCTCTGCATCGTTGCTGAAAGGGCTGGGCGTCTGGGATGCGGTGCAGGGCATGCGCACTCATCCGTATCGTCGTCTGGAGACCTGGGAGTGGGAAAATGCCCACGTGGTGTTTGATGCCGCTGAGCTAAAGCTGCCATTGCTGGGCTATATGGTAGAAAACAACGTCCTGCAGCAGGCGTTGTGGCAGGCGCTGGAAGCTCATCCTAAAGTGGCCCTGCGCGTGCCGGCATCACTGATTTCCCTGCATCAACATAATGACCGGCACGAACTCGAATTAGCGGGTGGTGAGAAGATAACCGCAAAATTGGTGATTGGTGCCGATGGCGCGAATTCTCAGGTTCGTCAAATGGCCGGCATTGGCATCCATGCCTGGCAGTACGCGCAATCCTGTATGCTGATTACCGTACAATGCGAGAATTCGCCGGGGGACAGCACTTGGCAGCAGTTTACCCCTGACGGGCCGCGTGCGTTTTTACCACTGTTCGATAACTGGGCTTCGCTGGTGTGGTATGACTCTCCGGCTCGTATCCGCCAGTTGCAAAGTCTCGATATGGCTCAACTCCAGGCGGAGATCGCAAAATATTTCCCTTCACGCCTGGGTCACGTCACGCCTGTTGCTGCTGGCGCTTTCCCTCTTACTCGCCGCCACGCGTTGCAGTACGTGCAGCCAGGGTTGGCGCTGGTGGGCGACGCCGCGCACACTATTCATCCGCTGGCCGGGCAGGGGGTGAATCTGGGATACCGTGATGTTGATGCGCTGATTGATGTTCTGGTGAGCGCCCGCAGCTATGGTGAGGCGTGGGCCAGCCAACGGGTACTGAAGCGCTATCAAACGCGTCGTATGACCGATAACTTCATCATGCAAAGTGGGATGGATTTGTTCTACGCCGGATTCAGCAACAACCTGCAGCCGCTGCGTATTATGCGTAATATTGGGTTGATGGCGGCCGAGCGTGCTGGCGTGCTGAAACGTCAGGCGCTCAAGTATGCGCTAGGGTTGTAA
- the miaB gene encoding tRNA (N6-isopentenyl adenosine(37)-C2)-methylthiotransferase MiaB, giving the protein MTKKLHIKTWGCQMNEYDSSKMADLLDATHGYQLTDVAEEADVLLLNTCSIREKAQEKVFHQLGRWKLLKEKNPDLIIGVGGCVASQEGDHIRQRAHYVDIIFGPQTLHRLPEMINKVRGSVKRSPVVDISFPEIEKFDRLPEPRAEGPSAFVSIMEGCNKYCTYCVVPYTRGEEVSRPADDILFEIAQLAAQGVREVNLLGQNVNAWRGENYDGTTGSFADLLRLVAAIDGIDRIRFTTSHPIEFTDDIVEVYRDTPELVSFLHLPVQSGSDRVLNLMGRTHTALEYKAIIRKLCAARPDIQISSDFIVGFPGETTQDFEQTMKLIADVNFDMSYSFIFSARPGTPAADMVDDVPEEEKKQRLYILQDRINQQAMAWSRRMLGTTQRILVEGTSRKSVMELSGRTENNRVVNFEGTPDMVGKFVDVEITDVWTNSLRGKVVRTEDEMGLRIAESPESVIARTRKENDLGVGIYQP; this is encoded by the coding sequence ATGACAAAAAAACTCCATATTAAAACCTGGGGCTGTCAGATGAACGAATACGATTCATCGAAGATGGCCGATCTGCTGGATGCCACTCACGGGTATCAACTGACCGACGTGGCGGAAGAAGCGGATGTGCTGCTGCTGAATACCTGCTCAATCCGCGAGAAGGCTCAGGAAAAAGTTTTCCATCAGTTAGGTCGCTGGAAACTCTTAAAAGAGAAAAACCCGGATCTGATTATCGGCGTTGGTGGCTGTGTCGCCTCTCAGGAAGGCGATCACATTCGTCAACGCGCGCACTACGTCGATATTATTTTTGGGCCACAAACCCTGCACCGTCTGCCAGAGATGATCAACAAGGTTCGCGGAAGCGTTAAACGTAGCCCGGTGGTTGATATCAGTTTTCCGGAAATCGAAAAATTCGACCGTCTGCCGGAGCCGCGTGCTGAAGGTCCAAGCGCGTTTGTATCCATCATGGAAGGCTGTAACAAATACTGCACTTACTGCGTAGTGCCCTACACCCGTGGTGAAGAAGTCAGCCGTCCGGCTGATGACATCCTGTTTGAAATCGCCCAACTTGCGGCGCAGGGTGTACGTGAAGTCAACCTGTTGGGACAAAACGTTAACGCCTGGCGCGGTGAAAACTACGACGGTACAACCGGCTCATTCGCGGATTTACTGCGTCTGGTGGCGGCGATCGACGGCATCGACCGTATCCGCTTCACCACCAGTCATCCGATTGAGTTCACCGATGATATCGTTGAAGTTTACCGCGATACGCCGGAGCTGGTGAGCTTCCTGCACCTGCCGGTACAGAGTGGCTCAGACCGTGTACTGAACCTGATGGGGCGTACCCATACCGCACTGGAATACAAAGCGATCATCCGTAAACTGTGCGCCGCGCGCCCGGATATTCAGATTAGCTCCGACTTTATTGTGGGGTTCCCTGGCGAAACCACGCAAGATTTCGAACAGACCATGAAGCTGATTGCTGACGTCAACTTCGACATGAGCTACAGCTTTATCTTCTCAGCACGTCCTGGTACGCCTGCTGCCGATATGGTTGACGACGTCCCGGAAGAAGAGAAGAAACAACGTCTGTATATCCTGCAGGATCGCATCAACCAGCAGGCGATGGCCTGGAGCCGTCGTATGCTCGGTACCACCCAACGCATTCTGGTCGAAGGTACGTCACGTAAAAGCGTGATGGAACTGTCTGGTCGTACCGAAAATAACCGCGTGGTTAACTTTGAAGGCACCCCGGATATGGTCGGTAAGTTTGTGGATGTTGAAATTACTGACGTCTGGACCAACTCCCTGCGCGGCAAAGTGGTGCGTACCGAAGACGAAATGGGCCTGCGCATCGCAGAATCCCCGGAGTCGGTCATTGCGCGTACTCGCAAAGAAAACGATCTCGGCGTCGGTATTTATCAGCCGTAA